From the Gemmatimonadota bacterium genome, one window contains:
- the ligA gene encoding NAD-dependent DNA ligase LigA → MSHESRAVDPNTMTLDEARVEAERLGDELRRHSYLYHAEARPEIGDDEYDSMFKRLQAIEASYPELCALDSPTQRVGAEPQDKFETVAHTAPMLSLDSTQDPDEVRRFDERMRKALGEGHEPVYVLEPKLDGASIELVYEQGVLTRAVTRGNGREGEQVTANIRTIPSVPLRLRTDDRPAPALVALRGEVLMYISDFQDFNAGLVEAGLDPYASPRNSAAGSVRQLDPQVTASRKLDVLVYDLLVVEGQTFRSDTEGVEAIRQWGFKLPERIELAGSVEEILDYHAAFGADRDQLDFEIDGIVIKLDDSSMRSAVGATSHHPRWALALKFEPRQGITRIDKIDINVGRTGVLTPVAILRPVVVGGVTVSRASLHNREELKRKDLREGDTVRIQRAGDVIPQVVEVVEHEENRRPPFEMPAECPACGTLVFEEGPRTKCPNRFACPAQLQRRIEHFGARSSLDIEGLGEETAALFVREGLVGSLAELFDLRPEQLVEHEGFAEKSANALIEAIQSKKKPELARFLIALGIPEVGVTVARDLAQHFGTIEAIRGATAEQLEAVDGIGPKMSETITTFLEDGRNVAAIDAILDRGVVPVGPEPLPDELPDAGAAVFTGTIPIPRAAAEAAWRSVGGRTASSVSKKTDYVVAGDNAGSKLEKAERLGVTVLDFDAFVEMVRTLGGGVDLP, encoded by the coding sequence GTGAGCCACGAGTCGCGCGCAGTCGATCCGAACACGATGACCCTCGACGAGGCCCGTGTTGAAGCCGAGAGGCTGGGCGACGAGCTCCGGCGTCACTCCTACCTCTATCACGCCGAGGCTCGCCCCGAGATCGGGGACGATGAGTACGACTCGATGTTCAAGCGACTGCAAGCTATCGAGGCCTCGTATCCGGAGTTGTGCGCTCTCGACTCTCCGACGCAAAGAGTCGGAGCGGAGCCGCAGGACAAGTTCGAGACGGTGGCGCATACTGCGCCGATGCTCTCGCTCGACTCGACGCAGGACCCGGATGAGGTACGTCGCTTCGACGAGCGCATGCGCAAGGCGCTCGGCGAGGGCCACGAACCTGTCTATGTGCTCGAGCCGAAGCTCGATGGTGCCTCCATCGAGCTCGTCTACGAGCAGGGCGTGCTCACCCGGGCGGTTACACGCGGCAACGGCCGCGAGGGGGAGCAGGTTACGGCGAACATTCGGACCATTCCGTCGGTGCCGCTGCGCCTGCGCACGGACGACCGTCCAGCACCGGCGCTCGTGGCGCTGCGCGGGGAGGTCCTGATGTACATCTCCGACTTCCAGGACTTCAACGCGGGTCTCGTCGAGGCGGGCCTCGACCCGTACGCGTCCCCACGCAACTCGGCGGCGGGCTCGGTTCGACAGCTCGACCCGCAGGTGACCGCATCCAGGAAGCTCGATGTGTTGGTGTACGACCTGCTGGTCGTGGAAGGACAGACGTTTCGGAGTGACACCGAGGGGGTCGAAGCGATCCGTCAGTGGGGCTTCAAGCTACCCGAACGTATCGAGTTGGCTGGCTCAGTCGAAGAGATCCTCGACTACCACGCGGCATTCGGTGCGGATCGTGACCAGCTCGACTTCGAGATCGACGGGATCGTCATCAAGCTGGACGACTCCTCCATGCGCTCGGCGGTCGGCGCCACGTCGCATCACCCGCGCTGGGCGCTCGCGCTCAAGTTCGAGCCGCGCCAGGGCATCACGCGTATCGACAAGATCGACATCAACGTGGGTCGCACCGGGGTGCTGACACCGGTTGCGATCCTTCGTCCGGTCGTCGTGGGCGGCGTCACGGTGTCCCGCGCCTCCCTGCACAACCGGGAGGAGCTCAAGCGCAAGGACTTGCGAGAGGGCGACACGGTGCGGATCCAGCGCGCTGGGGACGTGATCCCCCAGGTCGTCGAGGTGGTCGAGCACGAGGAGAACCGCCGGCCCCCCTTCGAGATGCCTGCGGAGTGCCCCGCCTGCGGCACTCTGGTCTTCGAGGAGGGTCCGCGCACCAAGTGCCCGAACCGCTTCGCTTGCCCGGCGCAGCTCCAGCGTCGGATCGAGCACTTCGGTGCTCGGTCCTCGCTCGACATAGAGGGCCTTGGTGAGGAGACCGCCGCGCTCTTCGTGCGAGAGGGCCTGGTCGGAAGTCTCGCCGAGCTCTTCGACCTCCGCCCCGAACAGCTGGTGGAGCACGAGGGCTTCGCGGAGAAGTCCGCGAATGCGCTGATCGAAGCGATCCAGTCGAAGAAGAAGCCGGAGCTCGCGCGCTTCCTCATCGCGCTAGGCATCCCAGAGGTCGGAGTCACCGTGGCCCGAGACCTCGCGCAACACTTCGGCACGATCGAAGCGATCCGTGGCGCGACTGCCGAGCAACTCGAGGCGGTCGACGGGATCGGCCCGAAGATGAGCGAGACGATCACGACGTTTCTCGAGGATGGCCGCAACGTTGCGGCGATCGACGCGATCTTGGACCGAGGTGTCGTGCCCGTGGGTCCCGAACCGCTGCCGGACGAGCTACCGGACGCGGGCGCCGCGGTCTTCACCGGTACGATCCCGATTCCACGGGCAGCAGCCGAGGCCGCCTGGCGATCGGTGGGTGGGAGGACCGCCTCCTCGGTCTCCAAGAAAACCGACTACGTGGTGGCGGGTGACAACGCAGGCTCGAAGCTCGAGAAGGCCGAGCGACTCGGCGTAACCGTGCTCGACTTCGATGCCTTCGTGGAGATGGTCAGAACGCTCGGTGGAGGGGTCGACCTCCCTTGA
- the polX gene encoding DNA polymerase/3'-5' exonuclease PolX, with protein MENLDVARTLTELADLLEIQGASPFRIRAYRNAVNTINSLSRPLKDMVEAGEDLTELPSIGKSVAKYIGEFLDTGSISRLEEVAAEFPRSLVELMRLDGVGPKKARKLFEQLDVRTVDDLAAALEIGRVQEIDGFGVKSAGKIVRAIEDHRKHTGRFQIHETERLIAGVLEHMQAAPGVGRIEVAGSLRRRKETIGDVDILAELEGDGTPVVDHFVSFSGAERVEGAGNTKGSIVLHSGLQVDLRVIPSRSFGAALQYFSGSKEHNVAVRARAVRQGLRVNEWGVFRVPESEDDEPLGKEDGERLAGDTEQGVYEVLGMSWVPPELREDRGEVEAACGGELPELVSLADMRGDLQMHSTWSDGKASVEEMARACLERGYEYFALTDHSQAMAMVQGLTPARAREQWSEIEEVQELVPGIRILKSVEVDILRDGSLDMPDDVLEQLDLVVISVHSFMDQNRKTMTERVLRAMQHPSVDILAHPTGRRISRREPFELDIEAVLEAAADLCLAVELNANPNRLDLSDVHVRRAKELAVPVVISTDAHSPRGLADMRFGVDQARRGWLEAGDVLNTRSVEEITGWLRRRGT; from the coding sequence ATGGAGAACCTCGACGTCGCCCGGACGCTGACTGAGCTCGCGGACCTATTGGAAATCCAGGGCGCTTCACCCTTCCGCATCCGTGCGTACCGCAACGCCGTCAACACGATCAACAGTCTCAGCCGGCCACTCAAGGACATGGTGGAGGCCGGTGAGGATCTGACCGAGCTGCCAAGTATCGGCAAGAGTGTCGCCAAGTACATCGGCGAGTTCCTCGATACCGGCTCGATCAGTCGGCTCGAGGAGGTCGCCGCCGAGTTTCCGCGCTCGCTCGTCGAGCTGATGCGCCTCGACGGCGTGGGACCCAAGAAGGCCAGGAAGCTCTTCGAGCAGCTCGACGTGCGGACCGTGGATGATCTCGCGGCCGCGCTCGAGATCGGACGGGTCCAGGAGATCGACGGCTTCGGTGTGAAGAGCGCCGGCAAGATCGTGCGCGCGATCGAAGACCATAGGAAACACACGGGGCGCTTCCAGATCCACGAGACGGAGAGGCTCATCGCCGGAGTGCTCGAACACATGCAGGCAGCGCCAGGCGTGGGACGAATCGAGGTTGCGGGAAGCCTTCGCCGCCGGAAAGAGACGATCGGGGACGTCGATATCCTGGCCGAGCTCGAGGGTGATGGCACTCCCGTCGTGGACCACTTCGTGTCGTTCTCCGGCGCCGAGCGCGTGGAAGGCGCAGGGAACACCAAGGGCAGTATCGTCCTTCACTCAGGATTGCAGGTCGATCTGCGTGTCATCCCGTCGAGATCATTCGGGGCGGCGCTCCAGTACTTCTCCGGCTCCAAGGAGCACAACGTCGCAGTGCGCGCGCGCGCGGTCCGCCAAGGGCTGCGCGTGAACGAATGGGGTGTCTTCCGCGTGCCGGAGAGCGAGGACGACGAGCCCCTCGGCAAGGAAGACGGAGAGCGGCTCGCCGGAGACACCGAGCAGGGCGTGTACGAGGTGCTCGGCATGTCGTGGGTTCCGCCGGAGCTCCGGGAGGACCGCGGTGAGGTTGAGGCTGCATGCGGAGGTGAGTTGCCGGAGCTCGTGTCACTGGCGGACATGCGGGGTGATCTCCAGATGCACTCCACGTGGAGCGACGGGAAGGCGTCGGTGGAGGAGATGGCGAGGGCGTGCCTCGAGCGCGGCTACGAGTACTTCGCGCTCACGGACCACAGCCAGGCTATGGCGATGGTTCAGGGACTCACCCCGGCGCGCGCGCGAGAGCAGTGGTCCGAGATCGAGGAAGTTCAGGAACTCGTGCCAGGCATCCGGATTCTCAAGAGTGTCGAGGTCGACATCCTCCGGGATGGCTCTCTAGACATGCCAGACGACGTTCTGGAGCAGCTCGACCTGGTCGTCATCTCCGTCCACTCCTTCATGGATCAGAACAGGAAGACGATGACCGAACGGGTACTCCGGGCCATGCAGCACCCTTCTGTTGATATATTGGCCCATCCAACAGGACGAAGAATCAGCCGCCGCGAACCCTTCGAGCTCGACATAGAGGCCGTGCTCGAGGCCGCGGCGGATTTGTGTTTGGCGGTCGAACTCAATGCGAACCCCAACCGACTGGACCTCAGTGACGTTCACGTGCGCCGAGCCAAAGAGCTCGCAGTACCTGTAGTGATCAGCACGGACGCGCACTCGCCACGGGGCCTTGCCGACATGCGCTTCGGCGTGGACCAGGCACGACGGGGATGGCTGGAGGCCGGGGACGTGTTGAACACGCGCTCCGTGGAGGAGATAACGGGCTGGCTGAGAAGACGCGGGACGTGA
- a CDS encoding calcium/sodium antiporter: protein MIGDVVLLVCGIGVLYYGAEWLVRGAARLAASLGVSPIVVGLTVVSFGTSAPELVVCTVAALGGNPDLAIGNVMGSNLANIGLILGLTALVRPLDVRARVVWREMPLMLLVTLSLYPLAWDGVLSRGDGVLLLFALVAYLIFVFHSVEDEAPEILGEYEEFMKASKRTTSLVSGSDVLWVIAGSACLVLGGICIVEGAVQIAGELGISEVVIGLTVVAVGTSLPELATSLVAALRSEADIAVGNVIGSNIFNVAAILGTASVVRPLAIPPDVLTRELPVVVAMSLLLFPVLRSRWRIRRWEGALLLTSYVGALVWLV, encoded by the coding sequence ATGATCGGCGACGTCGTATTGCTCGTGTGCGGGATCGGGGTTCTCTACTACGGGGCGGAGTGGCTCGTGCGCGGGGCAGCACGCCTGGCAGCTTCGCTCGGTGTCAGCCCCATCGTGGTGGGACTCACCGTCGTCTCGTTCGGTACTTCTGCCCCCGAGCTCGTCGTGTGCACAGTCGCAGCGCTCGGAGGAAATCCCGACCTCGCGATCGGGAACGTCATGGGATCGAACTTGGCCAACATCGGCTTGATCCTCGGGCTCACCGCGCTCGTGCGTCCCCTCGACGTGCGCGCTCGCGTCGTCTGGCGCGAGATGCCGCTCATGCTACTGGTCACGCTCTCGCTCTATCCGCTGGCGTGGGACGGCGTATTGAGCCGGGGTGACGGTGTGCTCTTGCTGTTCGCATTGGTCGCGTACCTGATCTTCGTGTTCCACTCCGTAGAGGATGAGGCTCCCGAGATCCTCGGCGAGTACGAGGAGTTCATGAAGGCGTCCAAACGCACGACATCGCTCGTTTCGGGCAGCGACGTGCTCTGGGTGATCGCAGGGTCGGCATGCCTGGTCCTGGGTGGCATCTGCATCGTCGAGGGAGCAGTTCAGATCGCAGGTGAGCTCGGCATCTCCGAGGTGGTCATCGGCCTGACGGTCGTGGCGGTGGGCACGTCCCTGCCCGAGTTGGCGACCTCGCTCGTGGCGGCCCTACGCTCCGAAGCGGACATCGCTGTCGGTAACGTGATTGGCTCCAACATCTTCAACGTAGCCGCGATCCTGGGCACGGCGTCGGTCGTGCGGCCGCTGGCCATCCCCCCGGATGTGCTCACGCGAGAGCTCCCGGTGGTCGTAGCGATGTCCCTGTTGCTCTTTCCCGTGCTGCGCTCCCGTTGGCGTATCCGACGCTGGGAGGGGGCCCTGTTGCTCACATCCTACGTCGGCGCGCTCGTCTGGCTCGTGTAG
- a CDS encoding enoyl-[acyl-carrier-protein] reductase, whose amino-acid sequence MLPIDLSGKRALVAGVADDRGYGWAIARALAAAGASVCVGTWPPTLRIFTKSLERGKLDLSLPGGGEIEFERIYPLDAAYDTPEDVPEHVSSSKRYAELEGYTIQGVADKMCADFGDRCLDVVVHSLANGPEVRSPLIETSRHGYLAALSTSAYSMVSMIQRFGPLMNERGALVSLSYLAAERVIPGYGGGMSSAKAALESDTRTLAFEAGRKFGIRVNTISAGPLASRAAKAIGTIELMVDYCAANAPLPEATKPDDVGNAAAFLCSPLAAGITGETLHVDKGYHAMGMPAGTRLSAE is encoded by the coding sequence ATGCTTCCGATTGATCTGTCCGGAAAACGAGCGCTCGTGGCTGGTGTCGCTGACGATAGGGGATATGGCTGGGCCATCGCGCGCGCGCTCGCCGCGGCCGGCGCGTCGGTATGCGTTGGCACGTGGCCCCCCACCCTGAGGATTTTCACGAAGAGCCTGGAGCGTGGGAAGCTGGATCTCTCGCTTCCCGGTGGCGGTGAGATCGAGTTCGAGAGGATCTACCCGCTCGACGCTGCCTACGACACGCCCGAGGACGTGCCTGAGCATGTGAGCTCGTCCAAGCGCTATGCCGAGCTCGAGGGCTACACCATCCAGGGCGTTGCCGACAAGATGTGCGCCGACTTCGGGGACCGGTGCCTGGACGTCGTCGTGCACTCGCTCGCCAATGGTCCCGAGGTGCGGAGCCCGCTCATCGAGACGAGCCGGCACGGGTACCTCGCAGCGCTGAGCACGAGCGCCTACTCCATGGTGAGCATGATCCAGCGTTTTGGTCCGCTCATGAACGAGAGAGGCGCCCTCGTATCTCTCTCGTACCTGGCGGCCGAGCGCGTCATCCCGGGCTATGGTGGCGGCATGAGCTCGGCAAAGGCCGCACTGGAGAGCGATACGCGTACTTTGGCGTTCGAGGCGGGCCGCAAGTTCGGCATTCGTGTGAACACCATCAGCGCGGGACCGCTGGCAAGTCGAGCGGCGAAGGCGATCGGTACGATCGAGCTCATGGTCGACTATTGTGCCGCCAACGCTCCACTGCCCGAGGCCACCAAGCCGGACGACGTTGGGAACGCGGCCGCCTTCCTGTGTTCCCCACTCGCGGCCGGGATCACCGGTGAGACGCTGCATGTGGACAAGGGGTATCACGCGATGGGCATGCCGGCTGGCACACGGCTCAGCGCAGAATAG